In Flavobacteriales bacterium, the following proteins share a genomic window:
- a CDS encoding GTP-binding protein, protein MEKEEFDNDKYMNMELLRFTTAGSVDDGKSTLIGRLLYDSKSIFEDQYEAIAKSSRAKGEENVNLALITDGLKDEMEQGITIDVAYRYFATPKRKFIIADTPGHIEYTRNMVTGASTANLAILLVDARHGVVEQTCRHAFIATLLKIPHVVICINKMDLVDYSQEVYDKIRADFKKFSSKLEVADIRFIPISALKGDNVVNRSENMPWFDGPTLMYQLENVHIASDRNYVDCRFPVQNVIRPMSDEHHDFRGYGGRVAGGVFKPGDKVTVLPTGLTSTIKTIELFDKKLEKAYPPMSVTMTLEDDINLSRGDMIVRGDNQPEVTQDIEMMVCWMDDKPLQLNGLYAIKHTTREARCKIVDIKYKVDVNTLSRLEEENNVGKNDIARITIRSTQPLYIDKYRRNRNTGSIILIDEGTNNTVGAGMII, encoded by the coding sequence CTACAGCAGGAAGTGTTGATGACGGTAAAAGTACTTTGATAGGTAGATTGCTTTATGACAGTAAATCAATCTTCGAAGATCAGTATGAGGCAATTGCAAAGTCGAGCAGGGCAAAAGGTGAAGAAAACGTTAACCTAGCGTTAATAACTGACGGTCTTAAAGATGAAATGGAGCAAGGCATTACTATTGATGTTGCTTACAGATATTTTGCTACGCCTAAAAGGAAGTTTATTATTGCCGATACACCAGGTCATATTGAGTATACCAGGAATATGGTTACCGGTGCATCTACTGCCAACTTAGCTATTCTATTGGTAGATGCAAGACATGGTGTTGTTGAGCAAACTTGCAGACATGCTTTTATAGCAACTTTACTGAAAATTCCTCACGTAGTAATTTGCATCAACAAGATGGACTTGGTGGATTACAGTCAAGAAGTTTACGATAAAATCAGAGCTGATTTCAAAAAGTTCTCATCTAAATTAGAAGTTGCTGATATTCGTTTTATCCCTATCAGTGCATTGAAAGGTGATAACGTTGTAAATCGATCTGAGAATATGCCTTGGTTCGATGGCCCTACGCTAATGTATCAATTAGAAAACGTGCATATTGCTAGCGATAGAAATTATGTAGATTGTAGATTCCCTGTTCAAAATGTAATCAGACCAATGTCTGATGAACATCATGACTTTAGAGGATATGGCGGCCGTGTTGCAGGTGGTGTATTTAAACCAGGTGATAAAGTAACTGTATTGCCGACAGGCTTAACATCTACTATCAAAACTATTGAGCTTTTCGACAAAAAACTTGAAAAAGCGTATCCTCCAATGTCTGTAACTATGACATTAGAAGATGACATTAACTTGAGCAGAGGCGATATGATTGTTCGTGGGGATAATCAACCAGAGGTAACTCAAGACATTGAAATGATGGTTTGCTGGATGGATGATAAACCACTACAACTTAATGGCCTTTATGCTATCAAGCATACCACAAGAGAAGCCAGATGTAAAATTGTAGATATTAAGTATAAAGTAGACGTTAATACGTTGTCTCGTTTAGAAGAAGAGAATAACGTTGGAAAGAACGACATCGCAAGAATTACAATTCGATCTACTCAACCACTTTATATTGATAAATACAGAAGAAATAGAAATACTGGAAGTATTATTTTGATTGATGAAGGAACTAACAATACTGTTGGTGCTGGAATGATTATCTAG
- a CDS encoding energy transducer TonB — protein MKAKNTNTSSLEKMRPIYFQIGLIISLSFTLIAFEWRTSEASIIKGYPDIDVHDDDNQIQIPIVIFSEPEPETKKEVSEKLIVSTSTEFFIVPDKEEVTEIQDLIEDLFEDFYTDEVIDTNEVFPYVGIMPCFKGCEIYATEDERADCTNKKIHKYLSQNFDRNNMPKISGVAYVKVVIGKNGKVKQSLIEHSSYSLLGDEAIRLMNRMPKWNPGRNSGRPVNVSLIIPINYEVN, from the coding sequence ATGAAAGCAAAAAACACAAATACCTCATCTTTAGAAAAGATGAGACCAATTTATTTTCAAATTGGATTAATTATTTCACTTTCCTTTACATTAATTGCCTTTGAATGGAGAACATCAGAGGCTTCAATTATAAAAGGTTATCCAGATATTGATGTGCATGACGATGATAATCAAATTCAGATTCCGATTGTAATATTTTCCGAGCCAGAACCTGAAACCAAAAAGGAAGTCTCCGAAAAGTTAATAGTGTCTACCTCAACGGAGTTCTTTATAGTTCCGGATAAAGAAGAAGTAACAGAAATACAAGATCTAATTGAGGACTTATTCGAAGATTTCTATACTGATGAGGTAATCGATACGAATGAAGTCTTCCCCTATGTAGGCATAATGCCTTGCTTTAAGGGATGTGAAATTTATGCGACAGAAGATGAGAGGGCAGATTGTACCAATAAAAAAATACACAAGTACCTGTCCCAAAACTTTGATCGTAACAACATGCCTAAGATTTCAGGAGTGGCCTATGTTAAGGTTGTTATAGGAAAAAATGGCAAAGTAAAACAAAGTTTAATAGAACATTCTTCGTATAGCCTACTAGGCGACGAGGCCATTCGATTAATGAATAGAATGCCAAAATGGAATCCTGGGAGAAATTCGGGTAGGCCAGTAAACGTCTCCTTAATTATTCCAATAAATTATGAGGTAAATTAA
- a CDS encoding energy transducer TonB, producing the protein MELKKNPEANLEVLRKTYLQIGLVVALGLVFILLEWRTYEGGISGLGKLDMDMSEEEIIPITQPEKPPPPPPPKQIVLVIVEDDEEIEEELEMESSEDDEDMELEIIEEEVVEDEVFMVVEKMPEFPGGIPAMMKYLGKNIKYPELAKEAGISGRVFVTFVIDKSGKVNKVKLLRGIGGGCDEEAIRVVKAMPPWTPGKQRGKAVSVQFNLPINYDLQ; encoded by the coding sequence ATGGAATTAAAGAAAAACCCAGAAGCAAATTTAGAAGTCCTTAGAAAGACTTACCTCCAAATAGGGCTAGTTGTTGCATTGGGCTTAGTGTTTATACTTTTAGAATGGCGAACTTACGAAGGTGGAATATCCGGTCTTGGTAAATTAGACATGGATATGTCGGAAGAGGAGATTATTCCTATCACGCAACCAGAGAAGCCACCACCACCACCACCACCAAAGCAAATTGTATTAGTTATCGTTGAAGACGACGAGGAGATCGAGGAAGAGCTTGAGATGGAAAGTAGCGAGGATGATGAAGACATGGAGCTTGAAATCATTGAGGAAGAAGTTGTTGAGGACGAAGTATTCATGGTTGTGGAGAAAATGCCTGAATTCCCAGGTGGAATTCCTGCAATGATGAAATATCTTGGGAAGAACATCAAATACCCAGAATTGGCTAAAGAAGCCGGTATTTCAGGAAGAGTGTTTGTTACTTTCGTTATCGATAAATCGGGGAAAGTAAATAAGGTTAAATTATTAAGAGGAATAGGCGGTGGATGCGACGAAGAAGCAATTCGTGTTGTAAAAGCTATGCCACCTTGGACTCCAGGTAAGCAAAGGGGTAAAGCAGTTAGCGTTCAGTTTAACTTGCCGATCAATTACGATCTACAGTAA